A window of the Helianthus annuus cultivar XRQ/B chromosome 4, HanXRQr2.0-SUNRISE, whole genome shotgun sequence genome harbors these coding sequences:
- the LOC110933232 gene encoding uncharacterized protein LOC110933232 → MTRSGKTTGPNISDSPPITEKFPTDTPDEVQDRLRPTSTTQVQEPVKDYTPPVPYPGRLKKQKNEEQYNKFLEMFKQLPINIPFVEALAQMSKYVKFLKDILSNKQKLDYVSCVVMNESCSTILQNRLPTKMGDPGSFTLPCLIGNMSVSHALADLGASINLMPYKVFTKLDLGEPSPTRMSIRLADRSIKYPRGFVENMLVKIDKFVFPVDFVILDMDGDSGCL, encoded by the coding sequence ATGACCAGGAGTGGTAAGACGACAGGACCCAACATATCGGACTCACCACCGATCACTGAAAAGTTCCCGACTGatacaccggacgaggtgcaagatAGGCTGCGCCCAACAAGTACAACACAAGTCCAGGAGCcagtcaaagattacactcctccaGTCCCATACCCTGGCCGGCTGAAGAAACAGAAAAATGAAGAACAATACAATAAGTTCCTTGAAATGTTTAAGCAATTGCCTATAAacataccgtttgttgaagccttggcccagatgtcGAAGTATGTGAAGTTCTTGAAGGACATCCTCTCGAATAAGCAGAAGCTTGACTATGTGTCCTGTGTGGTGATGAACGAAAGCTGTTCCACCATTCTTCAAAATCGTCTACCTACAAAAATGGGAGATCCTGGCAGTTTCACGCTTCCTTGTTTGATCGGAAatatgtctgttagccatgcattggctgatTTGGGAGCGAGTATCAACCTTATGCCCTATAAGGTTTTTACAAAGTTGGATCTAGGTGAGCCGTCACCTACACGTATGAGTATTCGACTTGCAGACCGTTCTATCAAGTATCCACGTGGAtttgttgaaaatatgcttgttaAGATCGACAAGTTTGTGTTTCCAGTGGATTTTGTTATCCTAGATATGGATGGGGACTCTGGGTGCCTTTGA